From Streptomyces fungicidicus, one genomic window encodes:
- a CDS encoding DUF397 domain-containing protein — translation MSTPDNWRRSSHSGGGDGNNCVEIAHSPTYIAVRDSKAPTRATLTFRAEAFAPFLEAVKQP, via the coding sequence GTGTCTACCCCTGACAACTGGCGCAGGTCATCCCATTCCGGCGGCGGCGACGGCAACAACTGTGTGGAGATCGCCCACTCACCCACCTACATAGCCGTCCGCGACTCCAAGGCCCCCACCCGGGCCACCCTGACCTTCCGCGCGGAAGCCTTCGCCCCCTTCCTGGAAGCCGTGAAGCAGCCGTGA
- a CDS encoding LacI family DNA-binding transcriptional regulator: MASIKDVAAEAGLSVATVSRVLNDHPSVSEDARRRVTAAVERLGYRPNAVARSLRTDQTRTLGLVISDVMNPYFTELARSVEEEARALGYSVIIGNADERPDLQDHHVTTLLDRRIDGLLVSPTDGGSPGMLGAARAGTPMVFVDRWIPGVDVPVVRSDGRAAVRDLVAHLYALGHRRLAIIAGPAATTTGRERVDAFREALGAYGLDLPDAYTGQGDFQADSGRRVTEGFLDLAEPPEVVFAADNLMALGALDAIRARGLRVPDDIALAAFDDVRWFVHTDPPVTAIAQPTGALGRAAVRALVERIEGGPGESVTLPARLVVRRSCGEPAPSPSPVRRSTP; this comes from the coding sequence ATGGCGAGCATCAAGGACGTCGCTGCCGAGGCGGGGCTGTCCGTCGCCACGGTGTCGCGGGTGCTGAACGACCACCCGTCGGTCAGCGAGGACGCCCGCAGACGGGTGACGGCCGCCGTCGAGCGGCTGGGCTACCGGCCGAACGCCGTCGCCCGCTCCCTGCGCACCGACCAGACCCGCACCCTCGGCCTGGTCATCAGCGACGTGATGAACCCGTACTTCACCGAGCTGGCCCGCTCCGTGGAGGAGGAGGCCCGCGCGCTCGGGTACAGCGTGATCATCGGCAACGCCGACGAGCGGCCCGACCTCCAGGACCACCACGTCACCACCCTGCTGGACCGCCGTATCGACGGCCTGCTCGTCTCCCCCACCGACGGCGGGTCGCCCGGCATGCTGGGCGCCGCACGTGCCGGGACGCCGATGGTGTTCGTCGACCGGTGGATCCCGGGCGTGGACGTGCCGGTCGTCAGGTCGGACGGGCGGGCCGCCGTACGGGACCTCGTCGCGCACCTGTACGCCCTCGGTCACCGGCGGCTCGCGATCATCGCCGGGCCCGCCGCGACCACCACCGGCCGCGAGCGCGTGGACGCCTTCCGGGAGGCGCTCGGCGCGTACGGGCTCGACCTCCCCGACGCCTACACCGGCCAGGGCGACTTCCAGGCCGACAGCGGACGCCGGGTCACCGAGGGGTTCCTCGACCTGGCCGAGCCGCCCGAGGTCGTGTTCGCGGCCGACAACCTGATGGCGCTCGGCGCCCTGGACGCCATCCGCGCCCGCGGACTGCGGGTGCCCGACGACATCGCGCTGGCCGCCTTCGACGACGTGCGCTGGTTCGTGCACACCGATCCGCCGGTCACCGCGATCGCCCAGCCCACGGGCGCGCTCGGCCGGGCCGCCGTACGCGCGCTCGTCGAGCGGATCGAGGGCGGGCCCGGAGAGTCCGTCACCCTTCCCGCCCGGCTCGTCGTACGCCGCTCGTGCGGCGAGCCGGCACCGTCCCCGTCCCCCGTACGAAGGAGTACGCCGTGA
- a CDS encoding TetR/AcrR family transcriptional regulator: MSRGTAGGSTSEARARLLGTATRIFYAEGIHSVGVDRIIAEAQVTRATLYRHFTGKEALVLAYLDVADQGIRGQVAAAREGAGTAADEVRVVARSIAEGIRSPGFRGCAFLNAVAEYPDPAHPVHQAVLAHRQWFLETVTDLLARAGREPGDEAGRHLVMLRDGAMAAGCLFDPDLVTETFLAGVEGILRRA; encoded by the coding sequence ATGAGTCGGGGCACAGCGGGCGGCAGCACATCCGAGGCGCGGGCGAGGCTGCTCGGCACGGCGACACGGATCTTCTACGCCGAGGGGATCCACTCCGTCGGCGTCGACCGGATCATCGCTGAGGCGCAGGTGACCCGGGCGACGCTCTACCGGCACTTCACGGGCAAGGAGGCCCTCGTCCTCGCCTACCTCGACGTGGCCGACCAGGGCATCCGGGGGCAGGTCGCTGCCGCGCGGGAGGGTGCCGGGACGGCCGCCGACGAGGTCAGGGTCGTCGCCCGGTCCATCGCCGAGGGCATCCGGTCCCCGGGGTTCCGCGGATGCGCCTTCCTCAACGCGGTGGCCGAGTACCCGGACCCGGCCCACCCCGTCCACCAGGCCGTGCTGGCGCACCGTCAGTGGTTCCTGGAAACCGTCACGGACCTGCTGGCGCGGGCCGGCCGCGAGCCCGGGGACGAGGCGGGCCGGCACCTCGTCATGCTGCGGGACGGTGCGATGGCGGCCGGCTGCCTCTTCGACCCCGACCTGGTCACCGAGACCTTCCTGGCGGGCGTCGAGGGGATCCTCCGGCGGGCCTAG
- a CDS encoding SF1B family DNA helicase RecD2: MATQSAGDTPGERRLAILEGVLERITYSNEENGYTVARVDTGRGAGDLLTVVGALLGAQVGESLRMEGRWGSHPQYGKQFHVENYTTVLPATVQGIRRYLGSGLVKGIGPVFADRITQHFGVDTLTIIEEEPKRLIEVPGLGPKRTRKIADAWEEQKAIKEVMLFLQTVEVSTSIAVRIYKKYGDASISVVKNQPYRLAADVWGIGFLTADRIAQSVGIPHDSPDRVKAGLQYALSQATDQGHCYLPEEKLIADAVKLLQVDTGLVIECLAELAAEPEDGEDPGVVRERVPDPEGGDPVTAVYLVPFHRAELALSAQLLRLLRTDEDRMPAFRDVAWDKALGWLRGRTGTDLAPEQEAAVRLALTEKVAVLTGGPGCGKSFTVRSIVELARAKKAKVVLAAPTGRAAKRLAELTGAEASTVHRLLELRPGGDAAYDRDRPLDADLVVVDEASMLDLLLANKLVKAVPPGAHLLFVGDVDQLPSVGAGEVLRDLLADGGPVPAVRLTRVFRQAQQSGVVTNAHRINAGQHPVTDGMKDFFLFVEDDTEETGRLTVDVAARRIPAKFGLDPRRDVQVLAPMHRGPAGAGTLNGLLQQAVTPGRPDLAEKRFGGRVFRVGDKVTQIRNNYEKGENGVFNGTVGVVTSLDPVDQRLTVLTDEDEEVPYDFDELDELAHAYAVTIHRSQGSEYPAVVIPVTTGAWMMLQRNLLYTAVTRAKQLVVLVGSRKAIGQAVRTVSAGRRCTALDFRLAGARLSNG; this comes from the coding sequence ATGGCCACCCAGTCCGCGGGCGACACCCCCGGCGAGCGCCGGCTCGCCATCCTCGAAGGCGTCCTGGAACGCATCACGTACTCCAACGAGGAGAACGGCTACACCGTCGCCAGGGTCGACACCGGCAGAGGCGCCGGTGACCTCCTCACCGTCGTCGGCGCGCTGCTCGGTGCGCAGGTGGGGGAGTCGCTGCGGATGGAGGGGCGCTGGGGGTCGCACCCGCAGTACGGCAAGCAGTTCCACGTGGAGAACTACACGACCGTGCTGCCGGCCACGGTGCAGGGCATCCGCCGTTACCTGGGCTCGGGCCTGGTCAAGGGGATCGGCCCGGTCTTCGCCGACCGCATCACCCAGCACTTCGGCGTCGACACGCTCACCATCATCGAGGAGGAGCCCAAGCGGCTCATCGAGGTTCCCGGGCTCGGGCCCAAGCGGACCAGGAAGATCGCCGACGCCTGGGAGGAGCAGAAGGCGATCAAGGAGGTCATGCTCTTCCTCCAGACCGTCGAGGTCTCCACCTCCATCGCCGTGCGCATCTACAAGAAGTACGGCGACGCCTCGATCTCCGTGGTCAAGAACCAGCCGTACCGGCTCGCCGCCGACGTCTGGGGCATCGGCTTCCTCACCGCCGACAGGATCGCCCAGTCCGTCGGCATCCCGCACGACAGCCCGGACCGGGTCAAGGCGGGACTGCAGTACGCGCTGTCGCAGGCCACCGACCAGGGGCACTGCTATCTCCCCGAGGAGAAGCTGATCGCCGACGCCGTGAAGCTCCTCCAGGTGGACACCGGCCTCGTCATCGAGTGCCTCGCCGAGCTGGCCGCCGAGCCGGAGGACGGCGAGGACCCCGGTGTCGTGCGCGAGAGGGTGCCGGACCCGGAGGGCGGTGACCCCGTCACCGCCGTCTACCTGGTCCCCTTCCACCGCGCCGAACTCGCCCTCTCCGCCCAGCTGCTGCGGCTCCTGCGCACCGACGAGGACCGGATGCCGGCCTTCCGGGACGTCGCCTGGGACAAGGCCCTCGGCTGGCTGAGGGGCCGTACCGGCACCGACCTCGCCCCCGAGCAGGAGGCCGCCGTCAGGCTGGCGCTGACCGAGAAGGTCGCCGTCCTCACCGGCGGACCCGGCTGCGGCAAGTCCTTCACCGTCCGGTCGATCGTGGAGCTGGCCCGCGCCAAGAAGGCCAAGGTCGTCCTGGCCGCCCCGACCGGCCGCGCCGCCAAGCGGCTCGCCGAGCTGACCGGCGCGGAGGCCTCCACCGTCCACCGGCTGCTGGAGCTCAGGCCCGGCGGCGACGCGGCCTACGACCGGGACCGTCCGCTCGACGCCGACCTGGTCGTGGTCGACGAGGCGTCCATGCTGGACCTGCTCCTCGCGAACAAGCTGGTCAAGGCCGTCCCGCCGGGCGCCCACCTGCTCTTCGTCGGGGACGTCGACCAGCTGCCCAGCGTCGGCGCGGGGGAGGTGCTGCGGGACCTGCTCGCGGACGGCGGTCCCGTCCCCGCCGTCCGGCTCACCCGGGTCTTCCGCCAGGCCCAGCAGTCCGGCGTGGTGACCAACGCGCACCGGATCAACGCCGGGCAGCACCCCGTCACGGACGGCATGAAGGACTTCTTCCTCTTCGTCGAGGACGACACCGAGGAGACCGGCCGGCTCACCGTCGACGTCGCGGCCCGCCGCATCCCGGCGAAGTTCGGCCTCGACCCCCGCCGGGACGTGCAGGTCCTCGCCCCCATGCACCGCGGCCCGGCCGGCGCGGGCACGCTCAACGGGCTGCTCCAGCAGGCCGTCACCCCCGGCCGCCCCGACCTCGCCGAGAAGCGGTTCGGCGGCCGGGTCTTCCGCGTCGGCGACAAGGTGACCCAGATTCGCAACAATTACGAGAAGGGGGAGAACGGGGTCTTCAACGGCACCGTGGGCGTGGTCACCTCGCTCGACCCGGTCGACCAGCGCCTGACGGTGCTGACCGACGAGGACGAGGAGGTGCCGTACGACTTCGACGAGCTGGACGAACTGGCGCACGCCTACGCCGTGACCATCCACCGCTCCCAGGGCAGCGAGTACCCGGCGGTCGTCATCCCGGTCACCACCGGCGCCTGGATGATGCTCCAGCGCAACCTGCTCTACACGGCGGTCACCCGGGCCAAGCAGCTGGTCGTCCTCGTCGGGTCCCGCAAGGCGATCGGACAGGCGGTGCGCACGGTCTCCGCGGGCCGCCGGTGCACGGCACTGGACTTCCGGCTCGCCGGAGCCCGCCTCTCGAACGGGTGA
- a CDS encoding ATP-binding protein: protein MPENEPWEYSLHIPNDLRAVTVSRRTLRLILTMHGLIRLVDVAELLATELVSNAVRHTKGPAALRVRWSPPGTLRIGAWDADPGPPEPPRPFGQAAEREDGRGLALVRACADVWGWQPLAREGSRGKYVWCELGAA, encoded by the coding sequence ATGCCCGAAAACGAACCGTGGGAGTACTCCCTGCACATCCCCAACGACCTCCGCGCCGTCACCGTCAGCCGCCGCACCCTGCGCCTGATCCTGACCATGCACGGACTGATCCGCCTCGTCGACGTGGCCGAACTGCTCGCCACGGAGCTGGTGTCCAACGCCGTGCGGCACACCAAGGGCCCCGCCGCCCTGCGCGTGCGCTGGTCGCCGCCGGGGACGTTGCGGATCGGGGCGTGGGACGCGGACCCCGGGCCTCCGGAGCCGCCGCGGCCCTTCGGGCAGGCGGCGGAGCGGGAGGACGGGCGGGGCCTCGCCCTGGTGCGGGCGTGCGCCGACGTGTGGGGCTGGCAGCCGCTGGCCAGGGAGGGCAGCCGGGGCAAGTACGTCTGGTGCGAGCTGGGCGCCGCCTAG
- a CDS encoding Uma2 family endonuclease, giving the protein MDYARMRALAQDLGAYAEQLEGSWSVEIGPSGPILAMMCPSKRHEGAVRRICKQLDAQLLNTHPGYICANGPEIEHPALGRMRRPDAVVIPEATLDEEGLAVDATQVLAAVEIVSPSNPSNDYDEKLADYPAMGIPHYMIVDPRTGTIQVHSEPCKGRYSSKEPYIFGDSVPFGPWTVETSEFRRYGKDG; this is encoded by the coding sequence ATGGACTACGCAAGGATGCGCGCCCTCGCCCAAGACCTTGGGGCTTACGCAGAGCAGCTCGAAGGGTCCTGGAGTGTCGAGATCGGGCCGTCGGGTCCGATACTGGCGATGATGTGCCCGTCGAAGCGGCACGAGGGAGCAGTCCGCCGCATCTGCAAGCAGTTGGACGCGCAACTCCTCAACACCCACCCCGGGTACATCTGCGCGAACGGCCCCGAGATCGAGCATCCGGCCCTCGGACGCATGCGGCGCCCCGACGCGGTCGTGATCCCCGAAGCCACCCTTGACGAAGAGGGCCTGGCCGTCGACGCGACGCAAGTGCTGGCCGCCGTCGAGATCGTCTCGCCGTCCAACCCGAGCAACGACTACGACGAGAAGCTGGCTGACTATCCGGCCATGGGCATCCCGCACTACATGATCGTCGACCCGCGCACCGGCACGATCCAGGTGCACTCCGAGCCGTGCAAGGGCCGCTACAGCAGCAAGGAGCCGTACATCTTCGGCGACTCGGTGCCGTTCGGCCCGTGGACGGTGGAGACTTCGGAGTTCCGCCGGTACGGCAAGGACGGCTGA
- a CDS encoding DUF397 domain-containing protein — MRHPTAPDNWRKSSYSGPGDGNECVEIANSPTHTAVRDSKAPTRATLAFPAAAFALFVGALKKAPSMDGVL, encoded by the coding sequence GTGAGGCACCCCACCGCACCTGACAACTGGCGAAAGTCCTCCTACTCCGGCCCCGGTGACGGCAACGAGTGCGTAGAAATCGCGAACTCACCCACCCACACAGCCGTCCGCGACAGCAAGGCCCCGACCCGCGCCACCCTCGCCTTCCCGGCCGCCGCCTTCGCCCTCTTCGTCGGGGCGTTGAAGAAGGCCCCGAGCATGGACGGCGTCCTCTGA
- a CDS encoding helix-turn-helix domain-containing protein gives MVLRRECTARQLRLAVELRRLRDAAGLSAIEAAALLGVNRVQISHIESGLAGVSEERLRRLAAHYSCTDEAFIDALVVMATDRTRGWWEEYRGLLPTAFLDLAELEYHATYRRDVEFLFIPGLLQTEDYARAAFSSRVPELPPAELDLRVRHRMQRKVILESLAPYQAVIHEAALRIRVGDRATARAQLTRVLELSEADHISVSVIPFDLDGFGGAWSPMMLAGATVPKLDTAVRDAPHGTGFIDSEAQLGVFRTVFRRVVDVSLDPGKSRDLIHRLAKEL, from the coding sequence ATGGTCTTGAGGCGCGAATGCACCGCACGTCAGTTGCGACTGGCGGTCGAATTGCGCAGGCTGCGAGACGCGGCAGGACTCTCTGCCATCGAGGCGGCGGCACTGCTTGGAGTGAACCGCGTTCAGATCAGCCACATCGAGTCCGGACTTGCAGGTGTGAGTGAGGAACGCCTACGCCGTCTCGCTGCGCACTACTCGTGCACGGACGAGGCGTTCATCGACGCCCTCGTCGTCATGGCGACGGACCGGACTCGTGGGTGGTGGGAGGAGTACCGGGGTCTACTGCCTACAGCGTTCCTGGATCTCGCCGAGTTGGAGTACCACGCCACATACCGGCGCGACGTCGAGTTCCTGTTCATCCCTGGCCTGCTTCAAACGGAGGACTACGCCCGCGCCGCCTTCTCCTCTCGGGTGCCCGAGCTTCCTCCAGCGGAGTTGGACTTGCGAGTGCGCCACCGGATGCAGCGAAAGGTGATCCTCGAATCCCTGGCCCCGTACCAGGCCGTGATCCACGAAGCAGCGCTGCGCATCAGGGTCGGGGACCGAGCCACCGCGCGGGCGCAGCTCACTCGCGTCCTGGAACTCTCCGAGGCCGATCACATCAGCGTGAGTGTCATCCCGTTCGACCTGGACGGCTTCGGTGGTGCCTGGAGCCCCATGATGCTGGCGGGCGCGACGGTGCCCAAGCTGGACACAGCCGTTCGCGACGCACCCCACGGCACCGGGTTCATCGACTCCGAGGCACAACTCGGCGTCTTTCGAACGGTGTTCCGTAGAGTGGTGGACGTGTCCCTCGACCCCGGCAAGTCGCGGGACCTCATCCACAGACTGGCCAAGGAACTGTGA